A window of Otariodibacter oris genomic DNA:
CTTTTTCTACAAATTTTAATGCACGAACCCCGCCACGACCTGTTTCTAGTGCAATTTCAACGAGTTCTTGTAGGCTTGGATTATCATCGCGAGCCATAAATGTTTCCACTAACATTGGAACATTTACACCCGTTACGATATCCATATTGTCTTTACCTTCTGCAACGCGATTTGCTGCATTGAATGGGCTTCCACCCCAAGTATCGACTAAAAATAGGACTTGATCACAGTGTGCTAGGTCTGTCGCTAATTTGTCTTGGTATTTACCGATAATAGTTTCGGCATTTTCACCAGGAACAAAGTCAATAAACGCGACATTTTCTTGCTCACCGATTAACATCTCAGTTGTTTTGAGAAGTTGCTCAGCTGCGACCCCATGGGTAGCAATGATGATTGCAATACTCATCTGTTTTTCCTTGTAAAATTAAAATGAAATGAATTTATTGTTAAATAGAGTGGATAGGGGAAGAATTCTATCTATTCTACTTACTGTCACAATCTAATTTAACAAAAAATGTGATATAGATCTCAAATTTTTGATAAATTTACTTAAAAACTACATTTATTACGCTGTTTTTTGTACATATATTTTTATTTTTAAAATAATCATTGTTTGATATTTTTATTTTAAAACTAAATAAATTTTATAGAGTAGTTTTATATAACAATTCATATTAGCTCTTGAAACTTAGATTACCTCGAGATTGGTCAAATTGTAGTTGATCATCAATGGGGGGGGATATTTCAATTTCTGTATCATCTCCAGACCTTTCTTTCTTTGATACTGGCTCTTTGGGTGTAATGTCTGATTGAGATTGGGATCCAGGAGATTTTATGTCATCAGTATTTTGTGCTTCAATGAAAGGATAAGTTTTTTCTCCAAGAGCGACTTGAAAATAATCTTCTGTAGAGTGATTAGTTTTATTCAGTAAATCTTGATTGTTGTCTGGAGTGGAGTGTAATAATTTTTTACCAATTTCTACTTGAGGATCTAACCAAACAGATACAACAGCACTATTAAAGTCTTGATTAAATTCCTCATCAACGACGCTATCATTGAATACAAAATATCCTTTATTAGATAGCGCAATATAGCTCAAAGAATCACCTGCTTTTATATCGGGCATAATCTTTCTTAGTCGATCCACAACATCATCTTGTTCAGGTAGAGTAAT
This region includes:
- a CDS encoding pyruvate formate lyase-activating protein yields the protein MHYSKVIPVITLLFSTLVSAQWKKINDVDYEWGPFKIYNIALFSETGEYTPTTRPLMLTLKYMKPVDGRDFAISLARSWSNLGITLPEQDDVVDRLRKIMPDIKAGDSLSYIALSNKGYFVFNDSVVDEEFNQDFNSAVVSVWLDPQVEIGKKLLHSTPDNNQDLLNKTNHSTEDYFQVALGEKTYPFIEAQNTDDIKSPGSQSQSDITPKEPVSKKERSGDDTEIEISPPIDDQLQFDQSRGNLSFKS